In the Leptospira limi genome, one interval contains:
- a CDS encoding NUDIX hydrolase produces the protein MLPYESFVEKLSRDFDSIPETSEIKSGVIFPLFGSNTTAEGIILTERAKHLKSHPGQISFPGGVMETSDSNLLVTALREWEEEMGVKQTTLDVLGKLEGLHTRTGFHITPFLAKYNGDFSFSKNVDEVERVILLPFSELWIKPFYAIEIPNREPKHFAYYFDLPDGLLWGATCEMILRFLKAHSSFDRTPKLVKPNLAKPPFLDPKSL, from the coding sequence ATGTTACCCTACGAGTCCTTTGTCGAAAAACTTTCAAGGGACTTTGATTCGATCCCAGAGACATCGGAAATTAAATCCGGTGTCATTTTCCCTTTGTTTGGTTCGAACACAACCGCCGAGGGGATCATCCTCACTGAACGTGCTAAACACTTAAAATCCCACCCTGGTCAAATTTCGTTTCCAGGTGGTGTGATGGAAACATCAGATTCCAATTTGCTTGTCACTGCTCTACGGGAATGGGAAGAAGAGATGGGTGTCAAACAAACCACTCTTGATGTACTCGGCAAATTAGAAGGACTCCACACACGCACGGGGTTTCATATCACTCCCTTTTTAGCGAAATACAATGGGGATTTTTCTTTTTCCAAAAACGTAGATGAGGTGGAACGAGTGATCCTCCTTCCCTTTTCAGAACTTTGGATAAAACCTTTTTATGCAATTGAGATTCCCAATCGAGAACCAAAACATTTTGCATATTATTTTGATTTGCCAGATGGACTTTTGTGGGGAGCAACCTGTGAAATGATCCTTCGTTTTTTGAAAGCCCATTCTTCCTTTGACCGAACACCCAAATTAGTCAAACCGAACCTGGCAAAACCTCCTTTTTTAGATCCCAAATCCCTCTAA
- a CDS encoding vWA domain-containing protein, translating into MVVLLLFLFFSYSYSIDPQVSNNKRYVFILDASGSMSEKWDGKTRMAVAKEKLIQVLSGLPKDASVGLVAYGNRIAGCQSARLYHPIQRGGASVVSQKLATIVPAGSTPIAQTLQVVGEYLLNDQIETEIIFISDGVESCEGDPKSVLYNWRQSGKKFRLQILGIDIDPKGEEDLKRLSILGEGNYFPLKGPEDYDRSFRKIFSHLQTTETNGNFTNIPLTLPIDSSLPTTPNTGKIQIVNILPYEDGSENGYIVNYEYSATQPTEYMIQFYLYPADEKHRSFPIPPLRERRMGDLVSQKIELKLGKEGKGKFVVPLPPGKRMKSSLELWDMTGVPKIIALSEEKPIHDKSNFDRNEK; encoded by the coding sequence TTGGTTGTATTATTACTTTTTTTGTTTTTTTCCTATTCATATTCCATTGATCCTCAAGTCTCAAATAACAAACGCTATGTGTTTATTTTAGATGCAAGTGGTTCCATGTCCGAAAAATGGGATGGCAAAACACGAATGGCCGTCGCCAAAGAAAAACTCATTCAAGTTTTAAGTGGACTGCCTAAAGATGCAAGTGTAGGTCTTGTGGCGTATGGAAATCGAATTGCCGGTTGCCAATCGGCAAGATTGTATCACCCCATCCAAAGAGGAGGAGCATCCGTTGTGAGCCAAAAACTTGCCACGATTGTCCCTGCCGGCTCTACTCCTATCGCACAAACCTTGCAAGTCGTAGGCGAATACTTGTTAAATGACCAAATTGAAACTGAAATTATTTTTATCTCCGATGGAGTTGAAAGTTGTGAAGGAGATCCGAAATCTGTTTTGTACAATTGGCGCCAATCAGGAAAAAAATTTCGCCTCCAGATCCTTGGCATCGACATTGATCCGAAGGGAGAAGAAGATTTAAAACGCCTATCCATTTTAGGAGAAGGAAATTATTTTCCATTAAAAGGACCAGAAGACTACGACCGTTCTTTCCGAAAGATATTTTCCCATTTGCAAACCACAGAAACAAATGGAAACTTCACAAACATTCCTTTAACACTACCAATAGATTCCTCACTCCCAACAACTCCAAACACTGGTAAAATCCAAATCGTCAATATCTTACCGTATGAAGATGGATCCGAAAATGGGTATATCGTAAATTATGAATATTCTGCAACCCAACCTACTGAATACATGATCCAATTTTATCTCTACCCTGCGGATGAAAAACACAGGAGTTTTCCCATCCCTCCACTTCGGGAAAGGCGAATGGGAGACCTCGTTAGCCAAAAAATCGAATTGAAGTTGGGCAAAGAAGGAAAAGGAAAATTTGTGGTCCCCTTACCTCCTGGAAAACGAATGAAATCATCCCTCGAACTCTGGGATATGACAGGGGTTCCCAAAATTATTGCCCTATCAGAAGAAAAACCCATTCACGATAAATCCAATTTTGACCGAAATGAAAAGTAA
- a CDS encoding STAS domain-containing protein, with the protein MSDKILVEEKGNTIRVRFMDQILDGNAPELREILAEILEKNVQEIYLDLEKVVIVSSLGISRLLSFKNKADEKKMTVKIVNIQDKLRETLKKLMLDQFFGI; encoded by the coding sequence ATGAGCGATAAGATATTAGTGGAAGAAAAGGGAAACACGATCCGTGTTCGCTTTATGGACCAAATCCTAGATGGAAATGCACCCGAGTTGCGGGAAATTTTAGCGGAGATTTTGGAAAAGAATGTCCAAGAAATTTATTTGGATTTGGAGAAGGTTGTCATCGTGAGTTCCCTCGGGATCTCTCGTCTCCTTTCGTTTAAGAACAAAGCTGACGAAAAGAAAATGACAGTTAAAATTGTAAACATCCAAGACAAGTTAAGAGAAACTCTGAAAAAATTGATGTTAGATCAGTTTTTTGGAATTTAA
- a CDS encoding ribonuclease D, with translation MQINSNYILVDTAKALDLALINLRQSKIMSIDTESSGYYTYYPKVCLIQINSNGKNYLIDPLKITNLSALGPLFEDPNILKIFHSAQDDIKALKRDFGFKFVNTADTMISSRLLSLEQSSLSFVVEHYHKVTLSKVEQKSNWEIRPLQKQQLKYAALDTAYLESIWLKMEEELKRRTLYEEAKSEFEFIASEDYVAKEGEGFSLGKFPDILNFTPLERRKILELLRYRDEKAKRINKASFRVFNNDRLSQAVKGHPNEEKCVEWFGKKDGTEIFKLLTAEYNDPIDTSELSKRHGEDLNEDENHKFENAKKWRLRIMRARRMEHSLLPSNKQLITILKAAPKDLEELKALHVFSDWKVQNYGPSLLAAIQGLPFDSMINRLVAIRSKEAFVAKRRKKQNQNSKDEG, from the coding sequence ATGCAAATCAATTCCAACTATATTCTCGTCGATACAGCAAAAGCGTTAGATTTGGCCCTGATCAATCTAAGACAGTCCAAAATCATGTCGATTGACACAGAGTCTTCGGGTTATTACACATATTACCCCAAAGTTTGTCTCATTCAGATCAATTCCAATGGCAAAAACTACCTAATTGACCCACTAAAGATCACAAATTTGTCAGCTTTGGGTCCATTGTTTGAAGATCCCAATATTCTGAAAATCTTCCATTCTGCACAAGATGACATCAAAGCCCTCAAACGCGACTTTGGGTTCAAATTTGTGAACACGGCAGATACAATGATCAGTTCTCGTTTATTGTCTTTAGAACAAAGTTCGTTATCATTTGTCGTGGAACATTACCACAAAGTGACTCTCTCCAAAGTGGAACAAAAGTCGAATTGGGAAATCCGTCCCTTACAAAAACAACAACTTAAATATGCTGCTCTCGACACTGCCTATTTAGAATCCATTTGGTTAAAAATGGAAGAGGAACTCAAACGAAGGACATTATACGAAGAAGCAAAGTCAGAATTTGAATTCATTGCTTCTGAAGATTACGTGGCGAAGGAAGGAGAAGGATTTTCTCTTGGAAAATTTCCAGACATCCTCAACTTCACACCACTCGAACGAAGGAAAATTTTAGAACTCCTTCGTTACCGAGATGAAAAAGCAAAACGAATTAATAAAGCAAGTTTTCGTGTCTTTAATAATGATCGATTGTCACAAGCGGTTAAGGGACATCCAAACGAAGAAAAATGTGTGGAATGGTTTGGAAAAAAAGATGGAACCGAAATTTTCAAACTTTTGACAGCTGAATACAATGATCCTATTGATACTTCTGAACTATCAAAACGACATGGTGAAGACTTAAACGAAGACGAAAATCATAAATTCGAAAATGCTAAAAAATGGCGTCTCCGCATTATGCGTGCTAGACGAATGGAACATTCACTTCTACCTTCGAATAAACAACTCATCACAATTCTAAAAGCCGCTCCTAAAGATTTAGAAGAGTTAAAAGCCCTTCATGTGTTTTCCGATTGGAAAGTACAAAACTATGGCCCAAGTTTACTCGCTGCCATCCAAGGACTTCCTTTTGATTCGATGATCAACCGTTTGGTGGCGATTCGTTCCAAAGAAGCATTTGTTGCCAAACGTAGGAAAAAACAAAACCAAAACTCGAAAGACGAGGGTTGA
- a CDS encoding adenylate/guanylate cyclase domain-containing protein, with the protein MSRRVQKLLYRIQLTHLTKGLNDETARALRVNATFQVVMFLLPTLLIPVIIFTEPKETHLTSFISYFLLVIPLGIARILLYRGKFTLSAIITLLTSNFHILSLTYFQADDPAPLGFLLFSIIPFIMIPRKNKYIRIFFVSLSSFLFLGSMYYYRVMGGEGLYGPPKWIVPADYLMPPLVMVVYFFILLINQFVKAVNKAEDKLIAENHKSESLLLNILPMDVARELKQNGVSKPKHFKSATVCFTDFEGFTKIAETLTPTELVEELDRCFSYFDSLMERHNLEKLKTIGDSYMFVGGIPKPNKTHAVDSVLAALEIQAFMNQMKEIKEGQGLPYWQLRLGIHSGELIAGVIGDKKFAYDVWSDTVNTASRCESSGMTGKINISAETYTLVKDFFQCEYRGEIPAKHKGQIQMYFVEGLLPELQREGHSKIPNQEFFNRYKALGDKP; encoded by the coding sequence ATGTCCAGACGCGTTCAGAAACTTTTATACCGGATACAACTTACACACCTCACCAAAGGTTTGAATGATGAAACTGCCCGCGCGTTACGAGTAAATGCGACATTCCAAGTGGTAATGTTTTTATTACCAACTCTTCTTATTCCCGTCATCATCTTTACGGAACCTAAAGAGACTCATCTCACATCTTTTATTTCTTACTTTTTACTCGTGATTCCTCTAGGTATTGCTCGTATTTTACTCTATCGAGGTAAATTTACTCTGAGTGCTATCATCACTTTGTTAACTAGTAATTTTCATATTCTATCACTAACTTATTTCCAAGCAGATGATCCCGCACCCTTGGGATTTTTACTTTTTTCAATTATCCCCTTTATCATGATTCCGAGAAAAAACAAATACATTCGTATTTTCTTTGTTAGCTTGTCTTCATTTTTATTTTTAGGTTCAATGTATTATTATAGAGTCATGGGTGGAGAGGGACTCTATGGTCCACCAAAATGGATTGTGCCTGCTGATTATCTAATGCCTCCACTCGTTATGGTTGTTTACTTTTTTATACTTTTAATCAATCAATTTGTAAAAGCAGTAAACAAAGCAGAAGACAAACTCATTGCAGAAAATCATAAATCTGAAAGTTTATTGTTAAATATTTTACCAATGGATGTCGCACGAGAATTAAAACAAAATGGTGTGAGTAAACCAAAACATTTTAAGTCTGCCACTGTTTGTTTTACTGATTTTGAAGGATTTACTAAAATTGCAGAGACATTAACACCGACAGAACTTGTAGAAGAATTGGATCGATGTTTTTCCTATTTTGATAGCCTTATGGAACGCCACAATTTGGAAAAACTCAAAACCATAGGAGATAGTTATATGTTTGTTGGTGGAATTCCAAAACCAAACAAAACACATGCTGTTGATTCTGTCCTTGCCGCACTTGAAATCCAAGCCTTTATGAACCAAATGAAGGAAATCAAAGAAGGACAAGGATTACCTTATTGGCAACTTCGACTTGGAATCCATTCAGGAGAACTCATCGCTGGTGTGATTGGCGATAAGAAATTCGCATACGACGTATGGAGTGATACAGTCAATACGGCAAGTCGGTGTGAATCTTCTGGAATGACTGGAAAAATCAACATTTCAGCTGAAACCTATACTTTGGTGAAGGATTTTTTCCAGTGTGAATACCGAGGAGAAATTCCAGCAAAACACAAAGGTCAAATCCAAATGTATTTTGTCGAAGGATTACTTCCCGAATTACAAAGGGAAGGGCATTCCAAAATTCCGAATCAAGAATTTTTCAATCGATACAAAGCACTCGGAGATAAACCCTAA
- a CDS encoding DUF1501 domain-containing protein, with protein sequence MDRKEFLNKTMLSLGMGSFLFSQNPFVSLRADEDEKEPESITLPSKVKSVIFIEMMGGMSHVDTLDPKPNSAFGKVPSSISGLSLLEPFSLTAKQLHSIGIIRSTWSEDGDHGFAQMLLGTGYRMTEAMGFPDIPHFGSVIAYAKKSKVKSSYFPSYVSIGGRGGKNGNSGFLGINYSGYHVGNVDEPIQHLNPSYGKFSDERLLRRKDLVSFMNDEFSKTYPSKETKHWKKMLMAAEEFRNSKDIDSFRISLEDEKTKARYGTTWQGKAMLLAKRLAKQEVPFIHISIGGWDTHTGNKAQITKIMKDTDMGIAALLEDLNQTGLIKQTLFVLTSEFGRTPDVGSRDGRDHHPKVWSTLLGGGPIEKGFVFGETDELGAKPTKPNEAVHLRDLIATIYKASGVDPEAELTNSFGRPFLLTTKKAKIIEDLF encoded by the coding sequence ATGGATCGCAAAGAATTTTTAAATAAAACAATGTTGAGTCTTGGAATGGGATCGTTTCTTTTTTCCCAAAATCCATTTGTTTCTCTTCGTGCTGATGAAGATGAAAAAGAACCTGAATCCATCACACTGCCATCAAAGGTAAAATCAGTTATCTTTATAGAGATGATGGGAGGGATGAGCCATGTGGATACCTTGGATCCAAAACCAAATAGTGCTTTTGGCAAAGTACCTTCTAGTATCTCCGGCCTTTCCTTACTCGAACCGTTTTCTCTCACTGCAAAACAACTCCATTCGATAGGTATCATTCGCTCTACTTGGAGTGAAGATGGAGATCATGGATTTGCACAAATGTTACTTGGAACTGGTTACCGAATGACAGAAGCGATGGGATTTCCCGACATTCCTCATTTTGGATCTGTGATTGCCTATGCCAAAAAATCAAAAGTTAAATCTTCGTATTTTCCAAGTTATGTGTCGATTGGTGGGAGAGGTGGCAAAAATGGAAATTCTGGATTTTTAGGAATCAACTATTCTGGTTATCATGTGGGGAATGTGGATGAACCCATCCAACATCTTAATCCTTCGTATGGTAAATTTTCTGATGAAAGGCTTTTAAGAAGAAAAGACTTAGTTTCCTTTATGAACGATGAATTTTCAAAAACATATCCATCGAAGGAAACAAAACATTGGAAAAAAATGTTAATGGCAGCAGAAGAATTTCGAAATTCAAAAGACATTGATAGTTTTCGAATTAGTTTAGAGGACGAAAAAACAAAAGCCCGTTACGGAACCACCTGGCAAGGAAAGGCAATGTTACTTGCGAAACGCCTCGCCAAACAAGAAGTTCCCTTCATCCATATTTCGATTGGAGGTTGGGATACCCATACAGGTAACAAAGCTCAAATCACAAAAATTATGAAAGATACTGATATGGGAATTGCAGCTCTTCTCGAAGACCTAAACCAAACCGGCCTCATCAAACAAACGTTATTTGTTTTAACAAGTGAGTTTGGACGTACACCAGATGTTGGATCGAGGGATGGACGTGATCACCATCCCAAAGTGTGGTCCACTCTTTTGGGAGGTGGTCCCATTGAGAAAGGATTTGTGTTTGGAGAAACAGATGAACTGGGTGCCAAACCAACAAAACCAAATGAAGCCGTGCATCTAAGGGATCTCATCGCAACCATTTACAAAGCAAGTGGAGTGGACCCAGAGGCAGAACTTACCAATTCCTTTGGACGACCTTTTTTACTCACAACGAAAAAAGCCAAAATCATCGAAGACTTGTTTTGA
- a CDS encoding Crp/Fnr family transcriptional regulator, with protein MSFFQMVTFPANSYIIVEGKKDANNFYIIREGKVRVTRETAVVGEDPNQVLGPGDFFGVVAAMSQHPQIESATSLTNVSLISVSYDQFGTLIQKSTAVAMNIIRFFSMKLRQFDTTITRLSFRNAVEEDPNELFKIGEYYFQQQNTSHATFAYQSYLKHLPNGQFVPQAKLRLQTINQPFQSAPIDYTKFNRNYKDSEMIFCEHEPGKELFILQSGKVKISKIVNQNEVMLAVLQAGDIFGEMAILDNKPRSASAVAAGDVELLAINKANFEGMVKAQPQLATRLITLLSERIWIAYKQLANLLLKDPQGRIVDTLMTLAEKNRIKVAPKQAYNFEIGTKDLLKMVGLTDPKDELIISDIMKNNKFIRMDMGKIVCSDMAELEKLVQFYHKKANMENKLKKLK; from the coding sequence ATGTCGTTTTTTCAAATGGTTACTTTCCCAGCGAACTCCTACATCATTGTAGAGGGGAAAAAGGATGCGAACAATTTCTATATCATCCGTGAGGGGAAGGTACGTGTCACTCGTGAGACAGCTGTTGTTGGTGAGGACCCCAATCAGGTTTTAGGACCCGGTGACTTTTTTGGTGTTGTGGCTGCAATGAGCCAACACCCACAGATCGAATCTGCTACTTCCCTTACCAATGTATCTTTAATCTCTGTTAGTTACGACCAATTTGGAACTCTCATCCAAAAATCAACTGCAGTTGCGATGAATATCATTCGTTTCTTCTCCATGAAGTTACGACAATTTGATACAACAATTACCAGGTTATCCTTTCGAAATGCTGTTGAAGAAGATCCAAACGAACTTTTTAAAATTGGGGAATATTATTTCCAACAGCAAAATACATCACACGCAACCTTTGCTTACCAAAGTTATTTAAAACACCTTCCCAATGGTCAATTTGTTCCGCAGGCAAAACTGCGATTACAAACCATAAACCAACCTTTCCAATCAGCTCCCATTGATTATACAAAGTTCAATCGAAATTACAAAGACAGTGAAATGATCTTTTGTGAACATGAGCCTGGTAAAGAACTCTTCATCTTACAAAGTGGAAAGGTTAAAATTTCAAAAATCGTAAACCAAAACGAAGTGATGCTCGCGGTGCTTCAGGCCGGGGACATTTTTGGTGAGATGGCAATCTTAGATAATAAACCACGTTCTGCTTCGGCAGTGGCTGCGGGTGATGTGGAACTTCTTGCCATTAACAAAGCCAACTTCGAAGGCATGGTAAAAGCGCAACCACAACTTGCGACCCGACTCATCACACTTTTGTCCGAACGGATTTGGATTGCTTACAAACAATTAGCAAACCTTCTCCTCAAAGACCCACAAGGTCGAATTGTGGACACACTCATGACCCTCGCAGAAAAAAATCGAATCAAAGTGGCGCCGAAACAAGCCTATAATTTTGAGATTGGAACCAAAGACCTTCTGAAGATGGTGGGACTCACTGATCCGAAGGACGAACTAATCATATCCGATATCATGAAAAATAATAAATTTATTCGAATGGATATGGGAAAAATTGTTTGTTCCGACATGGCAGAATTAGAAAAACTCGTCCAATTCTATCATAAAAAGGCTAATATGGAGAATAAGCTCAAGAAGTTGAAATAA
- the gmd gene encoding GDP-mannose 4,6-dehydratase, translating into MKKALITGITGQDGSYLAELLLQKGYEVHGIVRRTSLFNRNRIEHLHGNPKLHLHYGDLTDSSNLNRILEKIQPSEIYNLAAQSHVQVSFEVPEYTAEVDAVGTLRILDAIKQTGINSRFYQASTSELYGLVQEVPQTEKTPFYPRSPYAVAKLYAYWAVVNYREAYNLHASNGILFNHESPRRGETFVTRKITLGVSAVKAGKLPFITMGNIDSKRDWGYAPDYVEMMWMMLQKEKPDDYVVATNETHTVREFIEESYKIAGYEVVWEGKEDNEIGKDKKTGQVLVKIDPKYYRPTEVELLIGNPEKAKRQLGWEPKVKFKELVKIMMEADLKAQGF; encoded by the coding sequence ATGAAAAAAGCACTTATCACAGGAATCACAGGCCAAGATGGTTCCTACTTAGCAGAACTCCTCTTACAAAAAGGATACGAAGTCCATGGTATCGTCCGCAGAACGAGTTTATTCAATCGAAACCGCATTGAACACCTTCATGGAAACCCAAAACTCCATTTACATTATGGGGATCTCACTGATTCTTCCAATCTCAATCGTATTCTTGAAAAAATCCAACCATCGGAAATATACAATTTAGCTGCTCAATCTCATGTTCAAGTGTCTTTCGAAGTACCTGAATACACAGCAGAAGTAGATGCGGTTGGAACATTAAGAATTTTAGATGCTATCAAACAAACAGGCATTAACTCAAGATTCTACCAAGCATCCACATCTGAATTATATGGACTTGTCCAAGAAGTTCCACAGACAGAAAAAACACCATTTTATCCAAGATCCCCATATGCAGTCGCCAAATTATATGCGTATTGGGCAGTTGTGAATTACAGAGAAGCGTACAATTTGCACGCATCGAATGGAATTTTATTCAATCATGAATCTCCAAGACGTGGAGAAACATTTGTTACAAGAAAAATCACTCTTGGAGTTTCTGCAGTGAAAGCTGGCAAACTCCCTTTCATTACGATGGGTAATATTGATTCAAAACGTGACTGGGGATATGCTCCTGACTACGTTGAAATGATGTGGATGATGTTACAAAAAGAGAAACCAGATGATTATGTTGTGGCTACCAATGAAACTCACACAGTTCGTGAATTCATTGAAGAGTCTTACAAAATTGCTGGGTATGAAGTGGTTTGGGAAGGAAAGGAAGATAACGAAATTGGAAAGGACAAAAAAACTGGCCAAGTCCTTGTCAAAATTGATCCAAAGTACTACCGACCAACCGAAGTAGAACTACTCATTGGAAATCCTGAGAAAGCAAAACGCCAATTAGGTTGGGAACCAAAAGTAAAGTTCAAAGAACTTGTGAAAATTATGATGGAAGCAGATTTAAAAGCACAAGGTTTTTAA
- a CDS encoding tetratricopeptide repeat protein, with translation MRQNSNIRKCFVLGIVCLFCLGLGVFHPLLAERSTQSVFAKERDKQADLLYQKAKEFLEDRNHYQSVETCKSFLILYPGHPKTREVRKTLSANYRMTGDTLALAENELKIYKEFPNTEEGLESYLLSGKAYVRMGREDKAYQIFQDIIKNTYSSKIAQEAELELTQMEILGESKNK, from the coding sequence ATGAGACAGAATTCTAATATTCGGAAGTGTTTTGTTCTGGGAATTGTATGCCTTTTCTGTTTGGGATTGGGAGTTTTCCATCCCCTTCTCGCTGAACGTTCCACCCAATCTGTTTTTGCCAAAGAAAGGGACAAACAAGCAGACCTTCTCTACCAAAAAGCAAAAGAATTTTTAGAAGACCGTAACCATTACCAATCAGTCGAAACTTGCAAAAGTTTTTTGATTTTGTACCCTGGGCATCCCAAAACGAGAGAGGTTCGAAAAACCTTAAGTGCCAATTACCGAATGACTGGGGACACTTTGGCTCTCGCAGAGAATGAACTCAAAATCTACAAAGAATTTCCCAATACAGAAGAAGGTTTAGAATCATATTTATTGTCTGGGAAAGCCTATGTGCGTATGGGCAGAGAAGACAAAGCGTATCAGATTTTTCAGGACATTATCAAAAATACGTATTCGAGTAAAATTGCCCAAGAAGCAGAATTAGAACTGACTCAGATGGAAATTTTAGGAGAGAGTAAAAATAAGTAA